The Candidatus Aegiribacteria sp. genome contains the following window.
CCCATTTCGGTTGCCCTGCCTACAGCATCATCAACCGCCGCCAGCCCTCCTATTTCGCGAATGTAGAGTTCTTTCCCCCGCTTTCCAACTTCGATATAGTAAATTATGACTGCCATTATCAAAGAAAGGATAATAAGCATTCCAATACGGCCGGAATAAAGCCACTGGGCGGATGCGACTGCCTGCACCTCATCGGAGCAGGCTTCAGCAACTCCCCCGCGGAAGGAAAGTATCCAGTAAGAGTAAGTAATGCCGTTCCAGGCTGAATCATCAGTGCAATCGGTGAAATTTCCAGGCAGAGTCGCAATCAGCTCTTCGGAACCGGCGGGGTCTCTTCTCATTATTCCAAGAGAATCCGGCCTGATTCCTTCGCTTTCCATGATCCAGCTGAGTTGAACGGAGTCACCTTCATCGTTTGGAATATCGGATGCCTGCAGATCTGCTATCCTGCAGACTTCATGTGCCAGACCGACATTCTGCAAAACGCTTTCAGGCGGGTCTGTATTATCGGCCAGAGCATGTCCTGCCAGAGACACAAGCAGAACCGCAATAACAGCCGAAAGGTTTCTCATGTTCCCTCCTTCCAATTAAAGAAGATGCCCCTGGATATCCAGAGGCATCATCTCTATAAAATCAATCACGTTCACTTTGCAATATTCTATTCCTCAATCAGCTCCACATTCGCCCGTGGAACTGTAGCGGTTTCTCCATTCTCGAATTCAACTTCCAGCACTCTTACATGAGCTTCGGAATCCAGCACCTGGAGTTCCGCAGGGAGCGCTGCCACTTTACCCAGCTTCCCGAAGTAGGGTGCGCGAATACAGCGGATGGGGGAACCGATATCCATAGCGCCGGCCTGTTTATCCGAACCGATGTCACTAAGCGTTTTATCAACGGGGATAACCAGTTCCGGACGCATGACACCTGCCCTTATCTGAGTAGCGCCGTTTACGCTGGTAAGCATACCCTTTCGAGAACGGAGAAGATCAAAAGTGCCATGAGCCATGGTCATCCTTCCGAAACCTTCTGTAAGGATGAGCGTTATGCCTTTCTTCTCGTGTCCGGTTATGGCAACACCCAGATCATATCCGAGAAATTCCTTAAGGTCCTTATCATCAAAACCGCCCACTATTATCGCTTTTACTCCAGTAGCGATAGCCTTTTTAAGGGTTTCGTACGAGACAAAAGAACCTCCAAGAAGGATCTTGCCTCTGCAGGATTCATCAATGAGATCTCCCGTGAGTTCCTGCTCCGGGCTATCCGCACAAACTTTAAGCTCCCCGCGAGTTTCACCGCCTATCCCGAAAATACCCTGAACGAACGTCGCGGTGGCCTTGATGATCACGCCTTCGTTTTCAAGTATTTCAGAAACCGTTCCCTTTATATAAGCATCGATCTCCACAGGAATAGGAGGTTCGCGAAGAACAGCCTGTCCTGTAATGTGGTTGTAGCTTTCAAAAGTCCCCTTGATAGGGGATCTAACCGTGTTTTTAAAAAGACCGAATAAGCCTTTCGTCTGACCTATAGGTTCATTCTCCTCAAGCGGGTCACCCTCGTTTTTAAACAGAAGCTCAGGAATATCTCCCGGAGGCATTCCCATGATGTTCGCGATGTTCATCATCTTGACATTGCCCGGAAGTTCCGTCCTGGCGACAACTGTTTCTCCTGTTACTGAATCACCGACATTAACCAGAGTTTCTCCGGCGAGAGGAAGCCTTCTCTCTTTCAGGATTTCAGTAACACTGGCAACTCTCAATCCCGGTGTATATGCAAAAGCCATTATTCGCTCCCCTCCAGATCCAGAAATCTGTCCGGATATATGTCAAGCGCCTTTGCCCATTCCTGAAGTTTTGCGATTCTCTCTGAATCATCCTCGGGAAGATTGAAAGGTTGTCTTCCTCTTCCGTCAAATACAAGGCCGACCACACCACCTTCAAGCTCGCCGGTCCATTCAACGCCGGGACCGGAACCGACATCAAGGTTCTTCGCCGGTTTAATTACAGATTGAACCTTCTCTCCGACTCCAAGTGGCAGAACGAACATTTTTCCACGCTCTATCTTAAGTTCCTTTGATGATCCATCAGACATTTTGATGCTGACATCGGCAAGAACGTCCGTCTTCTTCAGCTGTCCGGAAGGAGCCACACAGGATCCGAGCCGTATAAGACAATCTTTATCGAACACCTCTGTAGCAGCCTGTGGAAGTACTTCTGACAGTACACCGAGCTGAGGCATCATGAAAATCGAGTCCACCGCCAGCATCGTTACGCCCTCCGGAAGGAATGCGTCTATGACCATGAGAGCGGCCTGACTTCTTCTGGGCGCGTGAGAGAGAACTCCTCCCGATCCTATCAGCAGATCAAGATTCATCATATTTACCAGAGTTGCCCCGGTTTGTGTCTGCTCGAAAGCATCGCCGATAGTTCTCTCCTGGGCGACACCCTTAAGACCGGTAGCCAGTTCCTTATGCTGCACCAGCGCAAGCCTGAGAGCCTCTCTGGCAATGGCCTGTTCAACAATAAGTTCTTTCAGCATCTGCGGAATGGTCGTTGGACGTATCATCTTGTTTCTGATCCTGTTTCTGAGGTCCGCCTCATCCATATGGAAAGGAACCCAGCGCATGACATTGTCAAATCCCGCGCTTGCAAGAACATTTGATACGCTGTAACTCAGACCAAGATTTGCGGATACGGTTCGGTTGAAAACAGTTTCATCTCCACTTGTAAAAACGCTGAAAACATCTGTTGTCGCACCGCCTATATCAACACCCATCACTTCGATATTCTCATTCTTCGCGACAATCTCGATCAGTTTCCCCACAGCGCCTGGAGTAGGCATGATGGGAACCTGTTTCCATTTGCCGTCAACGTAATGCCCTGCCCACTCCATTAACCTTGGATAACCGGGAGCTTGAGCCATGACATGTTCCATGAACAGTTCATGAATCAGATCTCTTGCCGGACCGAGATTTTCTCTTTCAAGAACAGGCCGAAGATTATCCACTATCTTCAATTCGGCCTGATCCCCGAGTTCCTTCGCGACTTCCCCGGCAGCATCCTTATTACCTGCATAGATGACAGGAAGTTTATAGCCTACGCCAAATCTGGGTTTTGGATCGGCAGCTTTTATGATTTCCGCAAGTTCAACTACGTGATCGATCGTACCGCCGTCGATACCTCCGGAAAGGAGAATCATATCAGGTCTCAATCGTCTGATGTCCGCAACCTTCTCATGTGCGAGCCTGCCGTCGTTGGACGCAACCACATCCATGACGATGGCGCCTGCGCCGAGAGCCGCGCGTTGGGCGCTTTCACCGGTCATCGTCTTGACAACTCCGGCCACTGTCATCTGAAGACCGCCTCCGGCGGAAGAAGTGGACATATAGATATCCACTCCGTCTTTGCTGTCGGGAGATACCTGAACAGTACTTCCGTCAGCCTTCAGGAATTTTCGCCCTTCGAGATCCTCGATTTCACCTACCGCGTTAAGTACCCCTTTGGTAACATCCTCAGCGGGAGCTTCGACAGTGGTTGGTGCCTCTCCCCTTCGGATGAGACGGTACTCACCATCCCTCTTTTCGATAAGAATGGCTTTTGTAGTGGTACTGCCGCAGTCCGTTGCCATGATTCTGGTGATTTCTTTATCGGCCACCGCTATTAACCTCCTTCTTCTGTATTGCTATCCTTGCTCCTGTGCATGAGCCGGCTCCAGAAGGTCTTTCTGTTGCTTTTTTCCTTCCGGCGAGTCTCTTTCAACTCCCTGCGGCTCTGAACATCACGAGCATTTTCTTCTTCAATCATAATCGTAAGCTTCTCTATATTTTCCCTGTTTTCGATCATCCGGATGAACTTGTAGTAATTACCGGATTGGACTACAAGTGAAACAACCGGATTAGCAAATATAAG
Protein-coding sequences here:
- a CDS encoding glutamate mutase L, which produces MATDCGSTTTKAILIEKRDGEYRLIRRGEAPTTVEAPAEDVTKGVLNAVGEIEDLEGRKFLKADGSTVQVSPDSKDGVDIYMSTSSAGGGLQMTVAGVVKTMTGESAQRAALGAGAIVMDVVASNDGRLAHEKVADIRRLRPDMILLSGGIDGGTIDHVVELAEIIKAADPKPRFGVGYKLPVIYAGNKDAAGEVAKELGDQAELKIVDNLRPVLERENLGPARDLIHELFMEHVMAQAPGYPRLMEWAGHYVDGKWKQVPIMPTPGAVGKLIEIVAKNENIEVMGVDIGGATTDVFSVFTSGDETVFNRTVSANLGLSYSVSNVLASAGFDNVMRWVPFHMDEADLRNRIRNKMIRPTTIPQMLKELIVEQAIAREALRLALVQHKELATGLKGVAQERTIGDAFEQTQTGATLVNMMNLDLLIGSGGVLSHAPRRSQAALMVIDAFLPEGVTMLAVDSIFMMPQLGVLSEVLPQAATEVFDKDCLIRLGSCVAPSGQLKKTDVLADVSIKMSDGSSKELKIERGKMFVLPLGVGEKVQSVIKPAKNLDVGSGPGVEWTGELEGGVVGLVFDGRGRQPFNLPEDDSERIAKLQEWAKALDIYPDRFLDLEGSE